The Euphorbia lathyris chromosome 8, ddEupLath1.1, whole genome shotgun sequence genome has a window encoding:
- the LOC136204074 gene encoding B3 domain-containing protein REM5-like produces MSRTLLTEPCFFQPLLPGFEDNFLIPIAFSKYLNGQVCEKAMLRSRKGKKLWPVKINGRRFGDGWKKFVEDHGLKIGEFLVFRYKGDLIFNVMVFDRSTCEKEYAPPTALEEEKIQIQEQNLQEDSTCGKEVKTGLKAKASPSIVEYPSCVKEEEIEIEEQTLPNDSTRGKEVKTRLEEKASSSTLENPHCVIELSRDSFIKTELYGRSCSMILQDEEGKCWPSKLKFRSSNGKTLIRDAWKSFRDAHKLKLGDSIIVELAKNGQIPVLKLTIHT; encoded by the exons ATGTCTAGAACTCTTCTCACTGAACCATGTTTCTTCCAGCCACTCCTTCCTGGTTTTGAAGATAATTTT TTAATCCCAATTGCTTTCTCAAAGTACTTGAACGGACAAGTATGTGAGAAAGCTATGCTAAGAAGCCGAAAAGGGAAAAAGCTTTGGCCTGTGAAGATTAATGGAAGGCGATTTGGAGATGGTTGGAAAAAGTTTGTGGAAGATCACGGTTTGAAAATTGGGGAATTTTTGGTTTTCAGATATAAAGGAGATCTCATTTTTAATGTTATGGTTTTTGACCGTTCTACCTGTGAGAAGGAATATGCTCCTCCTACTGCTCTAGAAGAGgagaaaattcaaattcaagaACAAAATCTTCAAGAAGATTCTACTTGTG GGAAGGAAGTGAAAACTGGATTAAAAGCAAAAGCAAGTCCCTCCATTGTTGAGTATCCTTCTTGTGTAAAAGAGgaggaaattgaaattgaagaaCAAACTCTTCCAAATGATTCTACTCGTG GGAAGGAAGTGAAAACTAGATTAGAAGAAAAAGCTAGCTCCTCTACTCTTGAAAATCCTCATTGTGTAATTGAACTCTCACGAGACAGCTTCATAAAAACTGAATTG TATGGTCGAAGTTGTTCAATGATTCTTCAGGATGAAGAAGGGAAATGTTGGCCATCAAAACTAAAGTTCAGAAGTTCAAATGGTAAAACTTTAATTAGAGATGCTTGGAAATCCTTCCGCGATGCTCATAAGCTTAAGCTTGGAGATTCCATCATTGTTGAGCTTGCTAAAAATGGGCAGATACCTGTTCTCAAACTAACAA TACATACCTGA